Proteins co-encoded in one Capsicum annuum cultivar UCD-10X-F1 chromosome 9, UCD10Xv1.1, whole genome shotgun sequence genomic window:
- the LOC107878239 gene encoding uncharacterized protein LOC107878239, translating to MVVTCCHIQSSISFFYGGALEQISFYQLHLCQVVLGISYDQTTFFSPRSRDLSLKVARLSIAQVLTVISKRQKSALREAYKNKKYLPLDLLPKKTRAIRRLLTKHQAIES from the exons ATGGTGGTGACGTGCTGCCATATTCAAAGCTCAATTTCTTTCTTCTATGGTGGTGCATTGGAGCAAATATCTTTCTATCAACTTCACCTCTGTCAG gTGGTATTGGGTATCTCTTATGACCAGACCACATTTTTTTCACCCAGATCCCGAGATCTCTCTTT AAAGGTGGCAAGGCTGTCGATAGCACAGGTGTTGACTGTGATATCGAAGAGGCAGAAGTCAGCACTAAGGGAAGCATACAAGAATAAGAAGTACCTGCCTCTCGACCTTCTTCCCAAGAAGACCAGAGCCATCCGGAGACTTCTTACAAAGCATCAAGCAATTGAATCCTGA